GACAAAGCTACAATACACAAATCAACCTTAAACAATGTTCTATTTGTAACTGCCTGTTTTTGTTCCCCGGAACCAGAGGAGCGGATTGGCAGGTGGAGTTATCAGGGCCTGGGCAGGGTGGGGTTAATGTGCGCTCATTGTTGGAGGAACTGTACGTACAAGCTGGAGCCTCCAAAGAGTGGGGCCTCATTAGATACATCTCTGGAATACTACGCAAGAGAGTGGAGGTGCTTGCTGAGGTCAGTAGAAAAACTATTTTTACTGCAGTCAGAAACAGTTGTCTCAGAGTTTTCACTGTCAGCAGCATAGAGCTGTCTGTATATAATCCTAGCACCATGTGTTAACCCTACTCAGATTGGTTCAGCCACCAATTCTGTTACCAAAAATGTGCGCAGAATCATTCCACCggggtttgtgttttttcaggcTTGCACTGATCTGATTTCCCATCACAAGCAGCTGACTGTAGGTCTGCCTCCTGAACCCAGGGAAAGAGTGATCACAGTGTAGGTTACTgttgaaaaatgtctttgtagCTGGAgagattttttaaaatacataaaccagcatttgtttctccttttcagtcctcttcctcctgaagAGTTAAACACGCTTATCTATGAAGCCAGTGGTCATGACATCAGTATAGCTGTACTCACTCAGGTAAtgttatttaacattttgatcTGTCTGACAAGAGTGTGACGGTTCTGACAgctgtggcctgtgtgtgtttgtcatgtagGAAATCATGGTCTATCTGGCCATGTACGTTCGCTCCCAGCCTGCTCTGTTTGGGGATATGCTCCGGCTCAGAATAGGACTCATCATGCAGGTGATGGCCACTGAGCTGGCTCGCAGTCTGCACTGTTCTGGTAGGGAAAAAAACATACCGTCACAAAGCACTTACACCTGTGCATTGCAAAAAAGTAACACCTGTTTTGTAGGCGAGGAGGCATCTGAGAGTTTGATGAGCCTGAGTCCGTTTGACATGAAAAATCTGCTTCATCACATCCTCAGTGGCAAAGAGTTTGGAGTTGAGAGAAGCAGTGAGTGGAACTTTTCCTTTAGCATTTGTGTTGACTGTATATAACCTCTCCTGACATGTTTTCAgtcacatagacacacagagaagtgTAACATCCTACGTATACTGAATGATTACCACTTGAATTATCTCTGACACTTCCATAAACCAGGAGAAATGCTATGAGACACaagctttttctttgttttcatctcTGCCTCTTTTCATCAGTGCGCCCAATCCAGTCCACAGCCACTAGTCCAGCCATCTCTATCCATGAACTAGGCCACACAGGGGCCACCAAGACTGAACGCACAGGAATACACAAGCTAAAGAGTGAGATAAAACAGGTGGGAAGCACTCATCAAATCaatccatttatttttttctagcTAATGTATCTTGAGAATAGAATAACACTGTTCTTGCTTTTGTTTCCAGCTGGATGACTCTCTGCCTATCAGTGTGGGTTGGCTTTGATAATACTTagcatgtgacatgtgacaaaCCACACTGCTCATAAACACCACGCTGGCCTCTAACATTTTGTCTGCCACAGCGCCCTCCATCGCTGAAGGAGAACATGCTTCGCTGTGTTTCCATGTAGAAATTGTCTGTCAAGAATCTTGTTTTACTAGAACAGTGTCATGTCTACAATATCTTTTCAGCAAATGTGTGATGTGCATTTTTCATGGTTTGTTATTTGTGACTTTGTACAACAGTCAATTTGCTTCCAACAGTTGCATTCTGCTCTCATGTGGCTGCAGCATAGACATGCCTGCAGGATGAGAACCATGATAACCATGTCAGACTATCATCTGTCATTCATTTCCATATAGATCCTCAGCGGCGGTCATTCCTTGAGTAGCAATGTCACTTCTCCTCGCTCTACGGTAAACCATTTCATCTCAGCTGCATTAAACTTGGTTCGTCCTTCCTAGGTTCGCAGTAGTTGACATTTGATCACATCACATGGAGACACAAGTGTTCCTTTATTTAGTGATAAGGGTGTCTGTAGTTAGTCTTTTTGTTACTCAAATTTTCTGACTAATTTCTTGCATCTATAACCTCTCTATATAACTTACAGAGGAAGAAATGTGCCTTTTGTTACTAATAACACCAAGACTTACAATACTGACACCCTTGTCCTTTAAAGTGTTATTGTGCATGAATAACTGCATGTGGTCAGTGTAACCACCGATAAATGTTACAGCTGTCATTGTGTTTGCATAGGTGGGTGAGAGAAGAGGGGCACGGCTACAACAACATGTATTTCAACCTTATTTATGTGTATTTGTTATATGACAAACCTATAGATAAGTGTGCCCCCTGTCAGTGCACTGTACCCAACACCAACACCACTAGTTTGTTATGGAACAGCAAAGcctaacataaataaaaatacatggaGATAAGGTTGAAAATTAGTACAGAGAATCCGTATGTTGTTGCATTAATCTGTTCTCTTCCCACAGCGCTGTAGCAGCCCTTCCACCCCAAGTGGAATCCTGTCCCCAGTGGGTCCAGGAGATGCACAGCTGCACTGGGAGGAGCGGCATGGTCAGTGGCTGAGGAGACGCAGGCTGGATGGGGCTATCAACAGAGTCCCTATGGGCTTCTACCAGAAGGTCTGGAAAATCCTGCAAAAGTGCCATGGGCTGTCCATCGATGGATATGTGTTGCCCTCTTCTACCACTAGAGAGGCAGGAACCCACAATCTTGCAGATTTAAGactttctgtatgtgtgtgtgctttgattAATGTGCCTGGTCAATTCAATGTTTTCTGTATAGATGACAGCAGGAGAGATTAAGTTTGCGGTGCAGGTGGAGTCCGTCCTGAATCACGTTCCTCAGCCAGAGTACCGGCAGCTACTAGTAGAGACTGTGATGGTTCTGGGCCTTGTAGCTGACGTAGACGTGGACAACATTGGGGGGATTATCCACGTGGACCGGATCCTGCATTTGGCCAATGACCTTTTCCTCAATGAACAGGTAGGCTATTACTATTCGTCATGGCAGGAGATACATTTGTGTTTGATAGGATGTTCACTGAGGTTCTCTGCACTTTTAGAAATCCCACAGCACCAGTGATTATTTCCTTGAAAAGGACCCAGCAACTGGAATCTGCAACTTTTTCTATGACAGCGCCCCTAGTGGTAGCTATGGCACCATGACCTATCTCTCCAAGGCAGTGATCACTTATGTCCAGGACTTCCTGCCAAGCTCCAGCTGCCTGATGCAGTGAACATGCAGACCTGTGTGCCACACATGAACAGGCCAAAGGCAAGCAGAGCTTTTCAGTATCAGCTGTTACATTTCATGTGGTGCTTGTAAGCAAGAGTGCACACTTTAGTAAGCTTTCATGCAACATCGTAGCCTTGGCAACTTGTGCAGTTCAAGTGTTTTGTCCGTGTGAGCCTGGGGCGTCAGCGTATTTATAACgtgctaaaatgtttttttacaaaatatatatcagtGTTACTTAATATTACACTAACAGTTATCTGGTTTGTCATTGGGTACatcacactgtatgttttaatTCTTTTGGGCCTGGTCATTATCACAGtgaatatttttaattaatatatacataatgaattaattaatttttaaattgtAATCATTTTATATCAAATTaacttttctgcctttttttcctttttaattgtCTGTATGAATATTTTAATGCAGTTTTACTTTAAGAAGCAGTCTAACaatatgtgaaaatatataatattaataaattaatatattacagtatataaaataaatactttttttaaccctctgaCACCCTCCAGGATCTTCATGGTTCCTTGTCTTGTAGTCTTGTGAACCTAAAACCAGtttcctttaaatgtttttgtctctgtttgcattgtgtgttttgtacaATAAGTGAAAATtaacctgtctgtctgcatatgAATGTCACAGCAGGGTTATGCAACTGTTACGTCCAATCAACCATTACCTCATCATAATAAAACTGTGTTTAGTGAAAATATGTTTATTCCTGGTGTGCTTCTACTTTAATACAGGTACAGAACATACAATAGAAGACAGGTCCCGTCTGCACGGCATCACACTGTTCCTAGAGTTTATAAAGCTGAAGACCTGCTTTGTTTGGCTGATTCTGAATATTTTGTGCACCTACCATATTTTAGAAAAGCATCAAAAATTCCCAAGCGTTTAAAGGCAGATTTTCTTTCTTAATACTAAAGTATTCACGCCTTCTGTCCATTAGGACACAACTTAGTCCCCACATGAATACTTCTCTCCATTCCTCTTTTCATTGTATTGCTGATCCTTAGTGTCCAGCTTGTGAACCACTCTGAATGCCTCTAAAAACTCAGTGAAGTCAATGCTGCCATCCTTATTGAAGTCAATACTCCGTGCCAGGTCATCAATGGCACTGTCGTCGATGGCAACCCCCAGGTGAGCACTGAAAAGCCGCCAGGTGTGACGAAACTCCTCGATGGAGATCAGACCTTGAAGACAACAAACACTTTATATTAAAAGGAGCACATTCTGAATTATTTAAGATATTTTGCTTTTAGTTACCTGAATGATCTTTGTCTATAATGTTGAATATTATTTCGATGTCGGTCCTGTATCTGAACAAAGTTTCAGCCAAGTTTGGAGTGACCTAgaaggagaaaagagggagaggacGGCTGACTAAGACCACATCACTCATTTTGATGTAAGAAGTGGTGAAACGTGTGACTCATTATGTAAGTAGTATGTAAATGCTGGAAATAGTATGGATGTAATTACATATACTATACAATGGTAGTGTCCTTAACTTGCTTGCTTGTTCTTTATACAACTCTAGTTTTTGTTGCCTAGATTTGTTGCATTGTGTTGCTTCTTTAGAAAAGACCAACTCCAGCTTATTTGTCAGAGCTGCTCCACTCATTTGTCTCTATGACTTGCTGATTTAAGTGTACCAGCACTTAGTGGATCCTAGAGCTACAATGACACTCAGATTCGGCTACAAACTTTGGAACAGCATTCATGAATGATGACTACCACATACATTATCCTGACCTGAGCATTTAGGAAGCAGTTTTTAACTGTTTATAGTCAACAAGCTTGTAAGATAAATGTAACGAAGCAGTTGGCATTTAGAAGCTCAGTAGATGTAATTGGGTACTGCTTCTCACCTGAGGCAGAGAAATTCCTGGACCCATATCCTCAAAGCAGGACTGATATTGCACACTGGCATCTGGTGCCAGGCGAACTAAAAGTGGACGAAGCGTCCTCCAGGGTAGGTCCAGTCTCAGTACAGACTCCAGGACCTGAGCCCATTCACTGACTGAGACACGACCTGGAAAAGACAACATGCCTATATAAGATCACTCTACATGAAAACCTGGGCAAATTCATGTTACAAGAAGCATGAGTGGAGCGAGAAGAGAGCACCGGTGTAATTCTGGTCATACTGCTGGAAGCCAGCCATCAGCTCAGAGCGGTGGGCGAACAGCTTCTCCTTCAAGGCCCTGAGAGCAGAGCCTTCAGCAGCTCGGACTCTGCACAACACAACGCAAAGGCAATAAGACTAGACTGATACTGATACAGCTTTGGCCCTTCGTACATACAGACAAAAGACTCACACTGTACCTCTGCGTCAGAGTAAGTTTACGAGTTGTCCGGCTGACTTGGTACTGGTAGAAGCGAGGAACCAGTTCTCTGCCCAGTTTGATGTAAGCGCCACGGTTGCTTCCCTCCTCATAGTAGTTTGATGCTGAGAAGATGGTGATCACCTGCAGGGACACATTCATAATTCCAGGCTGTTGAATATTTGGGACATCATTATTCTATTCACTGTCTACCTGTCCACTATGACAGAGCTCATATCCCTCCTGTTTGCACTCATGAGAGCGGATGAGCAGCTGGAGTCCATGTTGGAGCAGCAGTCTCTGGGTAATGTCTGGGCCGAAGTAGCAGCCTCCACCTCTGAATGTGTTGGGGCTGCAGCCATCTTGGGGTTTTGGGTCACTCCATAATATGTCTACAATCTGCTAGACAGTAAAGCAGataaaagtgataaaaaaaacacatgacaataaggCAACTGGGTTTAAAACTCTATCCTCTCCTCTGACCTGTTTCCATTCTTGTTCATGATGCGGAGGTGAAGGAAGGGGAACTGAGGACAGCGAGTCCAGAAAAGGCACTTGGAGGACATTAACAGAGTAAGGCATTCTGGGAGAGGACGAACATGGACGAGGCGAGAGGCAGGATGGAGTTCGTGGAGaacagagtgaagaggaagaggaggacgatgatgaagaggaagacgTAGAGGCGGCGCTGTCTTGTCGGCTGAGCCCGCATTGCCTCTTTCTACTGTTAAAGGAGATGGCGGTTTCACTTTAAAACTCTAAACCGTGTGACGTGTTTCAGTGTGCGGCTGGCAGACCTCTGGTTGGGGGTTCTTTGGTTCCTACTGTGGGTgcgactgctgctgggacgggAGCCATCTGTTGATCTCATTCTTTTGGCCTGTCTGCAGTACTGACTGATGTCCAGCTGCTCCAAACTGCGTCTGGGGAACCGCAGGGCAGATTTCACCTAGAAGCAATGGTGAGTATACACCGGTCCACAAAGTCACCATTAAACACATAGGGCGTCTCTGCAGAAGGGAGGCCATTCTGGAGAACATGATGTAAAATCAGATCCTTAGCTTGGACCGTAATGTGAGTATACACAGATTCTTAAAACAGTAAACAAGTGGTTAGAAATTACTAAAAAGGGGGATAGTTGGGATAGGCTGGTAGGCATGCTGGGGTCCAATAAACTCTAAACCTCCCAATTCATGCATGTTTTCTGTGCTCGAGTGATACAGTATGTGATTACCTGGTCAGATAACATATCTGAGTCTTTGCGTGTGAGCAGAAATCACTATACACTAGATACATGTATACTAGATtcattaaaatgacacaaagaaGCTAGTGTGGCCAGTGCAGCGGATAAAATCACCAACAAGCTACAAAGAGAGTCTAACATGGGCTGATAATTTGCATAGGTGTTGGCCACACGTATCCATCAATGCTACTGTCTGCTGGATATGAAAATAGATTTTTATCTTGTCAGTCCTACAGACTACATTGATGCTTTCCTGACCCCTTGTGGACAGAattgtatttttacagttaTAAAGGTGTAGAATAAAGGGAAATGTGCTGCTTGTATCCACTGACCTTGTGTCTTTCTATAGAGCTGAGGAAGTCCAAGTCAGTCTGATCTGAAATCCCTCCATGAACAATCAGAACCTTTCCATCAATGACTGTTGCGACTGGCAGCAGGCTGAAAACATCCTGAAATAGCTGGAGGATCTCACGGCCGTGAGTCTATACACAgttaaaaacaaaggaaacactgCTCTGCTTAACCCATCCAGCTGTAAAGCAGAATAATGACATGGATGTGGACTTTACTGCACCTTGTACTTCTGCATGACTTCTTTTGTGAAGCCATATCTAGAACAAAGCAAATGATCACATATCAAGTAATCATTTCATGTTTATGTTTGCTAATAGAAgaatgtgttcttcttcttcttgttcacCTCAGGTTCATTATGTGGTCTTCGTGGTTCCCTCGGTTCAGGTGCATGTAGTCAGGGTAAAGTAAAAGGTAGGCGAACAGTAGGATGGCCACTTCCACCGACTTTTTCCCACGGTCCACAAAGTCACCATTAAACACATAGGGCGTCTCTGCAGAAGGGAGGCCATTCTGGAGAACATGATGTAAAATCAGATCCTTAGCTTGGACCGTAATTAACATTTAGCCTACCTGTTTAAATTCAAGCAATGCTAAGAGTTTTCAGCCTCCAAATACAGAAACTCACTAAAATTTGAATGACATCTCCAAGAGGTACCAGGAAACTTTGGGGTTTAGGTAGAAACCTGGTAGGAACCCGTACCTTAACTTTTTTCATTGTTGGAAGCGACGCAGAAGAGAGGCAGCAATGTGCCTGCGGGCTTCTAGTCTGCCGGAAattcacaagaagaagaagaatcagacgaaggagaagaagaagaagaagaagaatcagagggaggagaagaagaagaagcgaaTAACCGAAGAAAGTTAAGAGTGATGTCTGAGAAGAAACGAAAAGGGAGAGATATAAAGCATAAGGCCAAACAACAATTAATTTCGGCGAGAGCTGAAAAGAACTGTTGTCATAGCGACGCAGGTCGATGATAATGGTTGCTTCCGTAAAGACGATTTTGTCTCGGTTGAGTACGGGTCCGTAAGGTACCGTGGTATGTGTAACCGAACCGCCTCGGACAGACGACGACAACGGATTCCTTTGAATGGAAGCCGGCTAAACTAAGGTAATATTGTCATTAAACTGATTGAATATACGTTTAAATTGATGGATGTTTACCTGGTTGAACTATTACTATTACTGCATTCATTGTATTTGCGCAGAAACACTAAAAGCTCCTTAAAGCGATGGTTTACAGAGTTTATGTTGATGTGACACGTTTGTTCGCTGTCTGGGGAAAAGTTAATATGGGCTTGTCTATATGGTTGTGATTGGCAGCAGAAGCAGGCGGCAGTTGTCT
This portion of the Parambassis ranga chromosome 3, fParRan2.1, whole genome shotgun sequence genome encodes:
- the ppef1 gene encoding serine/threonine-protein phosphatase with EF-hands 1 isoform X2 translates to MGCGSSVATETQEKKVEIDETVKTPSPALTMKAAVLIQRWYRRYMARLEMRRRYTWNIFQSIEYAGEQDQLQLSSFFSFMLDNFTQLNGNGPDLISQLLDPVVDPWLDKETCYSLIQVPQSYTGPRLSFPLSVSDTNALLSAFKEQQILHARYVLLLLYETKKLLKQMPNIIHVSTSYTKEITICGDLHGRLDDLLLIFYKNGLPSAETPYVFNGDFVDRGKKSVEVAILLFAYLLLYPDYMHLNRGNHEDHIMNLRYGFTKEVMQKYKTHGREILQLFQDVFSLLPVATVIDGKVLIVHGGISDQTDLDFLSSIERHKVKSALRFPRRSLEQLDISQYCRQAKRMRSTDGSRPSSSRTHSRNQRTPNQSRKRQCGLSRQDSAASTSSSSSSSSSSSSLCSPRTPSCLSPRPCSSSPRMPYSVNVLQVPFLDSLSSVPLPSPPHHEQEWKQIVDILWSDPKPQDGCSPNTFRGGGCYFGPDITQRLLLQHGLQLLIRSHECKQEGYELCHSGQVITIFSASNYYEEGSNRGAYIKLGRELVPRFYQYQVSRTTRKLTLTQRVRAAEGSALRALKEKLFAHRSELMAGFQQYDQNYTGRVSVSEWAQVLESVLRLDLPWRTLRPLLVRLAPDASVQYQSCFEDMGPGISLPQVTPNLAETLFRYRTDIEIIFNIIDKDHSGLISIEEFRHTWRLFSAHLGVAIDDSAIDDLARSIDFNKDGSIDFTEFLEAFRVVHKLDTKDQQYNEKRNGEKYSCGD
- the ppef1 gene encoding serine/threonine-protein phosphatase with EF-hands 1 isoform X1, which codes for MGCGSSVATETQEKKVEIDETVKTPSPALTMKAAVLIQRWYRRYMARLEMRRRYTWNIFQSIEYAGEQDQLQLSSFFSFMLDNFTQLNGNGPDLISQLLDPVVDPWLDKETCYSLIQVPQSYTGPRLSFPLSVSDTNALLSAFKEQQILHARYVLLLLYETKKLLKQMPNIIHVSTSYTKEITICGDLHGRLDDLLLIFYKNGLPSAETPYVFNGDFVDRGKKSVEVAILLFAYLLLYPDYMHLNRGNHEDHIMNLRYGFTKEVMQKYKTHGREILQLFQDVFSLLPVATVIDGKVLIVHGGISDQTDLDFLSSIERHKVKSALRFPRRSLEQLDISQYCRQAKRMRSTDGSRPSSSRTHSRNQRTPNQSRKRQCGLSRQDSAASTSSSSSSSSSSSSLCSPRTPSCLSPRPCSSSPRMPYSVNVLQVPFLDSLSSVPLPSPPHHEQEWKQQIVDILWSDPKPQDGCSPNTFRGGGCYFGPDITQRLLLQHGLQLLIRSHECKQEGYELCHSGQVITIFSASNYYEEGSNRGAYIKLGRELVPRFYQYQVSRTTRKLTLTQRVRAAEGSALRALKEKLFAHRSELMAGFQQYDQNYTGRVSVSEWAQVLESVLRLDLPWRTLRPLLVRLAPDASVQYQSCFEDMGPGISLPQVTPNLAETLFRYRTDIEIIFNIIDKDHSGLISIEEFRHTWRLFSAHLGVAIDDSAIDDLARSIDFNKDGSIDFTEFLEAFRVVHKLDTKDQQYNEKRNGEKYSCGD